Genomic DNA from Triticum dicoccoides isolate Atlit2015 ecotype Zavitan chromosome 4B, WEW_v2.0, whole genome shotgun sequence:
GTTTGATTGGTTCCCATACGGGCACGGCTGGTTTGATTGGTTCCTATACGGGCACGGCGGCTCACACGGACGAAGGATGAAAAAAAATCAGCGCCCGGACGACAGGTGGTGAAGGGATAAATCGACCCAAGCATCGAGGAAGAAAAAAAAAAGCGATGCAAACGCAGGAATATTTTCTCATTACGTGAGCAGGTCAGGAGCTGAAGAGTAGACATGGCCCAGTTGACGCTCGCAGGCCCAGCCGAGCAACATTACGTCCCTGGCAAGCCCAGCCACATTGAGACTTCTGGCCCAGGTGACCTACGAAACGATTTTTGTTGGACTGCATGTATTTTCTTTCTTATATAAATAGTACCACCTCGCTTATATATCTTAAATATAAAATCACCTaagcgggacgaaaccaagaatatcaccttgctttaatagtaggtatagaggtatagattTCGTGCAACTTGTTATTTTTTATCCACGGCGGCACATTTGGGTCGGCCTCCTCATTGGGCGGTCAAGCCGACCCATTTTAAAATGCGGACGCGCACATCCGTTAggccgatccaaacggacaaaaACCAGACAAAACGCGCGTCCGTCTGAGTCGGCCTATTGAAATTGCTCTTAAGTCGCCAAATAGGAATTGTGTTCTTTGTTCTCAAACAAAAACCATCACTCTTTGAACACAGTGAGCTTTGGATTCCTACTGGCCCATTCGTGTGCTCCTGTCTGGTCAAAGGTTCCTTCTGCAGGCCTTGGCGCGGTCTCTCGGGCCTCGCAGAAAGAAGGCCCGTCGAGACAGCAGATGTGTCGATGATCAGATTCCGGGCAGAGACTGATGAGATCAGCAGGCATGGGATGGATTTCACGGAAGAAAAAAACAGGCATGGGATGGGAGTCCTATTGAGCGAAGAGAAAGATGTAGAGTGCGTGCGTCGGCGGCGGGAGCGGGCGACGCGTGGAAGGGCAGCGGGCCgcggtggcgcgctgcatgtgcgcatgCACGCCACCCTATAGCCGCACGCACGGACCGACCGCTCCTCACATTCACTGCGCGGACAAATTAATCAAGTGATTAGCCATGGACACGGATGTGATTAGCGGCCGGGACGCGATGGCGCCGGCGGCGGGGGACGGCGGCGCGCGAGACAAGGCGGCgggaggagcgggcggcggccgGAAGCACCTCTCCTCCATCGCCAACTACGTCCTCCACCAATGCTCCCTGTACgtccctgcgcctcctcctcctcctcatcttcctcccgtATAATCTTATAGATCAATCAGAGTAACTGCGACTCGGCATCGCTCTCCACTTGATCCGTTGTGCTGGTTTCGCTGCCGATTTATGGAACCAACCAACTGTATCTGTATGTGGGGTGTCTCTGCGTTGATGCAAAGCCCTAGACGGGCCGGCGCACCATTCTACGCCGTATATCATTTCGGTCGCTCTGAATTAAGGAACAAAAAAATTCTGTATTTTCCCTCAGCGGCCTAATTGATTCCCTAGATACTAGAAGTGGCACGGCGTGTTCTTGCGGCGATTTTGTTCTGATCTGTAGCTTTTTCTCTGCAAAAACAATAACTGTTGATATTGAAGGAAGTGTttaggtttttttttttgaaaaggaagtGTTTAGGTTAACCACTGAGAATTAATTATCTGGCCATAACAAACGATGGTAATCCTTTTTCCTAATTAGTCAGTAGAGTCCATCTCGTGGTATGATTTGGTCAGTGCCAGTGTTTTGTGCATCCATGTTCATCAGATTCAGACACGGTCGTACCGAAACAAAACAACGTGTTGCTGCATCTTATGCCCCTGTTTTGGCGTTCAGTTTAAACAGAGACTGAAGATCTGCTTCGGTTTTGCTACACTAAATTCTCTAGGTTAGAGGTGAAATCGATTAACTAACATACATGGCATGCAGAACGCTGCACAGAAGCGTCGACGATCTAGTCGCGGACTTTGAGTCGGGCCTGAAGAATGCCGCATTGGACAACTACTCAAGAAGACTAGTCGAGTACTGCAGCCTTCAGGCGCTGCAATCTCTAACATCTCCTCATCTAGGAGACACGCTTCATGAGGGATCCCTTGGTCGGTTCACGTTTGATATGATGCTAGCCTGGGAGACGCCCACTCCTTCGGATCAACAAATTACCATGGTCTGTGATTCTAGATATTTGTGTACTATATGACAAATGATAGTGCTTCCATTCTGAACCGACTCGGCGCGCTAAATATTACAGGAGAGCATATCAAAAGAGAGAGAAGATCGGAAGGAACAACTTGGAGCAAATGAAGCTGTGATGGGTGATGACACGTCGCTGTTCTATTCGGATATGATGCCCCTTCTTGTAAGTGTGCATGCCAAAGACACGACTTATATTCGGTATACTGATGTGTAACTTACTCCGAGCATTGATTTATTAACAATCCCATAGGTGAATGAAGATCCGACAGTCGGAGAAGATGCATACGTTTGGTTTGGATCTGTATTTCCTTTGGCTTGTGACGTTGTCAATGCGCGATTCACTTTCGAAGCCCTCACCGCTACCACAGCTAACAGGCTCCACTATCCTGCTTATGACAAATTCCTGAAGGAAATGGATAAGTACGTAACAACTCACAACTCCTACGGTCAGATGATATTCTCTTTATCAAGCATTAGTAGAAATGTATCAGGCACTACTGTCGTGCCCTTTTTGTTCGAAATTTTCTGTTACAAGAAAGCTTTCTGTTGGGTCTCCAGAAAGAAGTTCACTGTTGGATATCACGGCACTCAAATGGGATTTTCGTTGTTCTCTTAGGTCCTTCAACTTTTTGCAAAGCTTGCCAACTCCAACAGGAGTTGAATTCGCTGAAGATGAATTTATCTTGCACACGGAGGGTACAGCAGGAACACAAAGGGTGGTTCGGCACATTGGGACCGGCAGCTGGCCTGGTAATCAATCCAATCTTTATTTGTTCTTCTGGTTTCTTTATCCTAACGTAGTAAATTGGCAATTtactatatatatcattttggcatTTGTACATATGAAGTATGGAATTTCTGGTTGCTAATTTCTGATGGACTATGTAGGCAGGTTGATTCTGACAAACAAGGCCCTGTATTTTGAGACTTCCGGCATAATTTCATATGGGCCTGCTTTCAAGGTCGAGCTTTCAGATACTAGAATGGATCAACAAGTTAAACCAGCTTCAACAGGTCCTTTTGGTGCACCATTGTTCGATAAAGCCATTGAATTTGAATCACTGTGAGTTCTTCTATcttagtattattattattattattattattattattattattattattattattattattattcactcaCAGAACGCTAGCAAATATATATTTTTGGTTGCATAGTAACCGTTAATTCATCTATGCAGACCGGAACCTCTGCTTCTGGAGTTTCCGGAGATGACCAGCTCTACACGCCGCGATCTGTGGCTTACCCTGATAAAAGAAGTAGTCTTTCTCCACCGTTTCATATCGGCGTACAAGATAGGATCCCCTATCCACAAATGGGAGGTACATTCAAGAATCATATTGGGAGTGATAAGGCTCCATGCTGCAAGGGAGATGCTAAGAATGTCACCACCACCACCTTCTAGCTTCCTAATATTCTCGCTGTATGACGACCTTCCAAAAGGTGATTTTGTGCTCGAGCAATTAGCAAACCACCTGAAAGAGACGTCGACCATAACCCCGTTCAGTGCATCATATGTGTTCAAGAGTTTGAGTAAGTCGGATCCAATTGCATTAAGTGCGGAGATGGCAAAAGAGCATGACAGGGACTCGAGTACCCATGAACAGCCTTTGACCTCCCTGGGAAACACCATTGATAAAGTAAGAGATGAGGCGAGGGAAGTTACTGTTGCTAATGCTCCTATTGAAGGAATGAAGGAGGAAGGTCTCACTGATAGCCTCCTTGTATTAGTGGTATGATAAAATCATTATTTCTCCTATGTCACCTCT
This window encodes:
- the LOC119293891 gene encoding uncharacterized protein LOC119293891 codes for the protein MDTDVISGRDAMAPAAGDGGARDKAAGGAGGGRKHLSSIANYVLHQCSLTLHRSVDDLVADFESGLKNAALDNYSRRLVEYCSLQALQSLTSPHLGDTLHEGSLGRFTFDMMLAWETPTPSDQQITMESISKEREDRKEQLGANEAVMGDDTSLFYSDMMPLLVNEDPTVGEDAYVWFGSVFPLACDVVNARFTFEALTATTANRLHYPAYDKFLKEMDKSFNFLQSLPTPTGVEFAEDEFILHTEGTAGTQRVVRHIGTGSWPGRLILTNKALYFETSGIISYGPAFKVELSDTRMDQQVKPASTGPFGAPLFDKAIEFESLPEPLLLEFPEMTSSTRRDLWLTLIKEVVFLHRFISAYKIGSPIHKWEVHSRIILGVIRLHAAREMLRMSPPPPSSFLIFSLYDDLPKGDFVLEQLANHLKETSTITPFSASYVFKSLSKSDPIALSAEMAKEHDRDSSTHEQPLTSLGNTIDKVRDEAREVTVANAPIEGMKEEGLTDSLLVLVGLVSPISKLGPVIQEIMSWDRPQVTGGVLVVTLLTIYNEWVSYALAASLILAVGAMVWAKQRKLGEICSEVIIDKSSDKTTMESIVEAQHSMKKVHEYVKTANVVILRLWSIVLARSPKHTETVIWMLTGLAVAVAVVPFKYVLMGLTVYCFVANTRVAKAVSDPRGGRRWREWWESIPAVPVHMVDKGELRTG